The following proteins are co-located in the Salvelinus fontinalis isolate EN_2023a chromosome 29, ASM2944872v1, whole genome shotgun sequence genome:
- the LOC129827888 gene encoding zinc-binding protein A33-like produces the protein MATDASTLEELHSELTCPVCLELFREPVILECGHHFCRVCITQCWEAKYDEHPTCPKCRKTCAPKLRPNSLLCNVVDSVRRARATDGKPGDQESSQDTEERQRGGIMPSSGFSFTDSSPRLESDLCEDHEEKLKLFCEDDQLAICLVCGMSRDHKTHNVIPINEAFENYKDKLSRALERVMIQTEQASLYQVQTNNKIMLIKEHAGDIEEQVSAEFGHLREFLLQEEERVKERLQREKEKRLNQLEEVLKHTTEQIGQLEQTADQLRVKLRENENPAQLRGIKDFIGGAEIMFERPPEVCVDLPEGEFLGPLQYRTWRRMNAVLQPGVTAVTLNPDTAYPRLWVSTCCTQVSVGDIQPNLPNNAERFTRYNIVLGSQALTSGQHYWVVEVGTKTAWGLGVAAASVNRKDEISLCPDDGFWTLVLREGRGGSEYEACTNHEESLLHPPRSPRRVGVYLDYGRGVVAFYDAGDMSHLFTFSDATFTEPVFPYFNPWPIIKGRNREPLIIISPDPEV, from the exons ATGGCTACTGACGCCAGCACGCTTGAGGAGCTACATAGCGAGCTCACCTGTCCAGTGTGCCTCGAGCTCTTCCGTGAGCCGGTGATCCTCGAGTGCGGACACCACTTCTGTCGCGTGTGCATTACGCAGTGCTGGGAGGCCAAGTACGATGAACACCCGACCTGCCCGAAGTGCCGAAAGACATGCGCTCCGAAGCTGCGCCCCAACTCGCTTCTGTGTAACGTCGTGGACAGCGTGAGGAGAGCTCGAGCCACGGATGGGAAACCCGGGGACCAGGAGAGCTCACAGGATACTGAAGAACGGCAACGGGGGGGCATTATGCCCAGCTCCGGGTTCAGTTTCACCGATTCTTCTCCGCGCCTCGAGTCAGACCTGTGCGAGGATCACGAGGAGAAGTTGAAGCTATTCTGTGAGGATGATCAGCTCGCGATCTGCCTGGTGTGCGGGATGTCCCGAGACCACAAGACGCACAATGTCATCCCCATCAACGAGGCGTTCGAGAACTACAAG GACAAGCTGTCCAGAGCCCTGGAGAGAGTAATGATCCAGACTGAACAGGCTTCTCTCTATCAGGTCCAGACCAACAACAAGATCATGCTCATCAag GAGCATGCTGGGGACATAgaggagcaggtgagtgcagagTTTGGACACCTGAGGGAGTTCCTTctccaggaggaggagagagtgaaggagagactgCAGCGGGAGAAGGAAAAGAGGCTCAACCAATTGGAGGAGGtcctcaaacacaccacagagCAAATCGGCCAGTTAGAGCAAACTGCCGACCAGCTCCGCGTCAAACTCCGAGAGAACGAGAACCCGGCACAACTCCGg GGAATCAAGGATTTTATCGGAGG aGCGGAGATTATGTTTGAGCGACCCCCGGAGGTGTGTGTGGATCTGCCGGAGGGGGAGTTCCTGGGACCACTGCAGTACCGCACCTGGAGGAGGATGAACGCTGTCCTTCAGCCAG GTGTGACAGCGGTGACTCTAAACCCAGACACCGCCTACCCCAGGCTGTGGGTGTCCACGTGCTGCACCCAGGTCAGTGTCGGGGACATCCAGCCCAACCTGCCCAACAACGCTGAGCGCTTCACGCGCTACAACATTGTCCTGGGAAGCCAGGCCCTCACCTCAGGGCAACACTACTGGGTGGTTGAGGTGGGCACCAAGACGGCCTGGGGGTTGGGGGTGGCGGCCGCCTCGGTCAACAGGAAGGATGAGATTAGCCTGTGTCCCGACGACGGCTTCTGGACCCTGGTGTTAAGAGAGGGGCGGGGAGGGAGCGAGTACGAGGCCTGCACCAACCACGAGGAGAGCCTGCTGCACCCCCCTCGCTCCCCCAGGAGGGTAGGGGTGTACCTTGACTACGGGAGGGGTGTGGTGGCGTTTTACGACGCAGGGGATATGAGTCACCTGTTCACGTTCTCCGACGCCACGTTCACAGAGCCGGTGTTCCCCTACTTCAACCCCTGGCCAATCATCAAAGGGAGAAACCGTGAGCCTCTTATTATTATTAGCCCGGACCCGGAGGTATGA
- the LOC129827889 gene encoding zinc finger and SCAN domain-containing protein 22-like isoform X1, which yields MADSVETFQTHLTSVMDSLIRASVCEITKLFQDTVNDYLVEISLNRKEMDGLKLRLRLTENKLRNERKYGMGWAENRRNAGLIVSEDGGRKKRKIEVPRGKQTLGLALGGAGEEGGAAARVVTGGGWKEARELYLIQFPGEEGELEEEEGGCVSGEGEETDNIKEESSDMVEGGYQPASLRLIKEALKMDPPNQNRHTGSRNHSEVGDMEFSPMAQEALKRPSAVRHEEGDEEEWDVGSPPTEVSEGVLSVEDLSGLETALRAERGRQQAALRIPPTAGSNRGSMSPDPDVMAGSEFSLGQKYIGLDGLEQEGALESPTPSERDSSDALQGPGARLKEGERALPGGAGGVLQPRWPKRLRDSEGMEEQGGSDEALHHPSAPGSVDDSGEEETGDLMHFCTQCGGGFANEAELEEHPCPLGDTHLQGGTEATLFPCASCGHAFSHAWALKNHECVCAAERPHRCELCGKGFTHSRSLERHQVVHTGERPHRCQQCGRSFSRLSNLERHQRIHTGERPYGCEVCGRRFSRVEYLKRHQLIHSGDRDKAGSAHQCSQCGKGFSEPEQLKNHECFL from the exons ATGGCGGACTCGGTGGAGACGTTCCAGACCCACCTAACCTCAGTCATGGACAGTTTGATCCGCGCATCGGTGTGCGAGATCACCAAATTGTTCCAGGACACGGTGAATGACTATCTGGTGGAAATATCGttgaacaggaaggaaatggacgGTCTAAAACTCCGACTCCGACTGACGGAGAACAAACTGAGAAATGAACGCAAGTACGGGATGGGGTGGGCAGAGAATCGCCGCAATGCTGGTTTGATAGTGTCTGAGGACGGTGGGCGGAAAAAGCGGAAAATTGAAGTGCCTC GAGGAAAGCAGACGCTGGGCCTTGCCTTGGGAGGCgcgggggaggaaggaggagccGCCGCCAGGGTAGTAACGGGGGGAGGGTGGAAGGAGGCGCGTGAGCTGTACCTCATTCAGTTCCCCGGGGAGGAAGGAgaactagaggaggaggaggggggctgtgtttcaggagagggggaggagacggACAACATCAAAGAGGAG TCCAGTGACATGGTGGAGGGAGGCTACCAGCCTGCGTCTCTGCGGCTGATCAAGGAAGCCCTGAAGATGGACCCGCCCAACCAGAACCGCCATACTGGATCCAGAAACCACAGCGAAG TAGGAGACATGGAGTTCAGCCCTATGGCCCAGGAGGCCCTGAAGCGGCCCTCAGCCGTAAGGcatgaagagggggatgaggaggagtgGGACGTGGGGTCCCCTCCAACAGAGGTGTCGGAGGGGGTGCTGAGCGTGGAGGACCTGAGTGGTCTGGAGACGGCCCTGAGGGCAGAGAGGGGGCGCCAGCAAGCAGCCCTGAGGATCCCTCCCACAGCAGGCTCCAACCGTGGCTCCATGAGCCCTGACCCGGACGTAATGGCAGGCAGCGAGTTCAGCCTGGGCCAGAAGTACATTGGTCTGGATGGGTTGGAACAGGAGGGGGCGCTGGAGAGTCCCACGCCCTCAGAGAGGGACTCTAGTGATGCCCTGCAGGGTCCTGGTGCCCGTCTGAAGGAAGGTGAGAGGGCACTGCCAGGGGGGGCTGGAGGAGTGCTGCAGCCACGCTGGCCCAAGAGGCTGAGGGACAGTGAGGGGATGGAGGAGCAGGGAGGCTCAGATGAGGCCTTGCATCACCCATCTGCTCCGGGTAGCGTGGATGACAGTGGCGAGGAGGAGACCGGAGACCTGATGCATTTCTGCACGCAGTGCGGTGGGGGCTTTGCCAACGAGGCTGAGCTGGAGGAGCACCCCTGCCCCCTGGGGGACACTCACCTGCAGGGAGGGACGGAGGCCACCCTGTTCCCCTGCGCCTCATGCGGCCACGCCTTCAGCCATGCCTGGGCCCTGAAGAACCACGAGTGTGTGTGCGCGGCTGAGCGGCCCCACCGCTGCGAGCTCTGTGGGAAGGGCTTCACACACTCGCGCTCGCTGGAGAGGCACCAGGTGGTTCACACTGGAGAGAGGCCACACCGCTGCCAACAGTGTGGGCGGAGCTTTAGTCGCCTAAGCAACCTGGAGAGGCATCAGCGGATCCACACGGGCGAGCGTCCGTACGGGTGCGAGGTGTGCGGCAGGCGTTTCAGCAGGGTAGAGTACCTGAAAAGACACCAGCTGATCCACAGTGGAGACAGAGACAAGGCCGGCAGCGCCCACCAGTGCTCTCAGTGTGGGAAAGGCTTCAGCGAACCCGAGCAGCTCAAAAACCACGAGTGCTTTTTATAG
- the LOC129827889 gene encoding zinc finger and SCAN domain-containing protein 22-like isoform X2 produces the protein MADSVETFQTHLTSVMDSLIRASVCEITKLFQDTVNDYLVEISLNRKEMDGLKLRLRLTENKLRNERKYGMGWAENRRNAGLIVSEDGGRKKRKIEVPRGKQTLGLALGGAGEEGGAAARVVTGGGWKEARELYLIQFPGEEGELEEEEGGCVSGEGEETDNIKEESSDMVEGGYQPASLRLIKEALKMDPPNQNRHTGSRNHSEGDMEFSPMAQEALKRPSAVRHEEGDEEEWDVGSPPTEVSEGVLSVEDLSGLETALRAERGRQQAALRIPPTAGSNRGSMSPDPDVMAGSEFSLGQKYIGLDGLEQEGALESPTPSERDSSDALQGPGARLKEGERALPGGAGGVLQPRWPKRLRDSEGMEEQGGSDEALHHPSAPGSVDDSGEEETGDLMHFCTQCGGGFANEAELEEHPCPLGDTHLQGGTEATLFPCASCGHAFSHAWALKNHECVCAAERPHRCELCGKGFTHSRSLERHQVVHTGERPHRCQQCGRSFSRLSNLERHQRIHTGERPYGCEVCGRRFSRVEYLKRHQLIHSGDRDKAGSAHQCSQCGKGFSEPEQLKNHECFL, from the exons ATGGCGGACTCGGTGGAGACGTTCCAGACCCACCTAACCTCAGTCATGGACAGTTTGATCCGCGCATCGGTGTGCGAGATCACCAAATTGTTCCAGGACACGGTGAATGACTATCTGGTGGAAATATCGttgaacaggaaggaaatggacgGTCTAAAACTCCGACTCCGACTGACGGAGAACAAACTGAGAAATGAACGCAAGTACGGGATGGGGTGGGCAGAGAATCGCCGCAATGCTGGTTTGATAGTGTCTGAGGACGGTGGGCGGAAAAAGCGGAAAATTGAAGTGCCTC GAGGAAAGCAGACGCTGGGCCTTGCCTTGGGAGGCgcgggggaggaaggaggagccGCCGCCAGGGTAGTAACGGGGGGAGGGTGGAAGGAGGCGCGTGAGCTGTACCTCATTCAGTTCCCCGGGGAGGAAGGAgaactagaggaggaggaggggggctgtgtttcaggagagggggaggagacggACAACATCAAAGAGGAG TCCAGTGACATGGTGGAGGGAGGCTACCAGCCTGCGTCTCTGCGGCTGATCAAGGAAGCCCTGAAGATGGACCCGCCCAACCAGAACCGCCATACTGGATCCAGAAACCACAGCGAAG GAGACATGGAGTTCAGCCCTATGGCCCAGGAGGCCCTGAAGCGGCCCTCAGCCGTAAGGcatgaagagggggatgaggaggagtgGGACGTGGGGTCCCCTCCAACAGAGGTGTCGGAGGGGGTGCTGAGCGTGGAGGACCTGAGTGGTCTGGAGACGGCCCTGAGGGCAGAGAGGGGGCGCCAGCAAGCAGCCCTGAGGATCCCTCCCACAGCAGGCTCCAACCGTGGCTCCATGAGCCCTGACCCGGACGTAATGGCAGGCAGCGAGTTCAGCCTGGGCCAGAAGTACATTGGTCTGGATGGGTTGGAACAGGAGGGGGCGCTGGAGAGTCCCACGCCCTCAGAGAGGGACTCTAGTGATGCCCTGCAGGGTCCTGGTGCCCGTCTGAAGGAAGGTGAGAGGGCACTGCCAGGGGGGGCTGGAGGAGTGCTGCAGCCACGCTGGCCCAAGAGGCTGAGGGACAGTGAGGGGATGGAGGAGCAGGGAGGCTCAGATGAGGCCTTGCATCACCCATCTGCTCCGGGTAGCGTGGATGACAGTGGCGAGGAGGAGACCGGAGACCTGATGCATTTCTGCACGCAGTGCGGTGGGGGCTTTGCCAACGAGGCTGAGCTGGAGGAGCACCCCTGCCCCCTGGGGGACACTCACCTGCAGGGAGGGACGGAGGCCACCCTGTTCCCCTGCGCCTCATGCGGCCACGCCTTCAGCCATGCCTGGGCCCTGAAGAACCACGAGTGTGTGTGCGCGGCTGAGCGGCCCCACCGCTGCGAGCTCTGTGGGAAGGGCTTCACACACTCGCGCTCGCTGGAGAGGCACCAGGTGGTTCACACTGGAGAGAGGCCACACCGCTGCCAACAGTGTGGGCGGAGCTTTAGTCGCCTAAGCAACCTGGAGAGGCATCAGCGGATCCACACGGGCGAGCGTCCGTACGGGTGCGAGGTGTGCGGCAGGCGTTTCAGCAGGGTAGAGTACCTGAAAAGACACCAGCTGATCCACAGTGGAGACAGAGACAAGGCCGGCAGCGCCCACCAGTGCTCTCAGTGTGGGAAAGGCTTCAGCGAACCCGAGCAGCTCAAAAACCACGAGTGCTTTTTATAG